GTCGGCAGTCGGCGGTCTGCCGTCACCCCGGCAATATCTCCCAGCGATTCGCGCGCGCGTGTTCGGCTAGATGCGCGTCGGGGTACACCGCAACCGGATGCCCGACCATTTCGAACAGCGCCATATCGCTGATCGAATCCGCGTACGCGTAACTCGCGGCGAAATCAATTTCGATGCCGCGCGCGGCGAGAAACTCGCGGGTCAACAATTGCTTTTCGGTACCCATACACACGCGCGAACTAACGCGCCCAGACAGGTGTCCATCCTTCATTTCGATGGACGTGCCGATGACACCCGTCGCGCCGAGCGCCTCGCCGATCAACCGCAACGTCGGCTCAAGCATCGCGGAGACGAGAAAGACCGGATGATCTTGCGCGAGGTGTTCGCGCAACTTTGCAATGATGTCGTCGCGCGCGGTCGGGCGAATGTATTGCTCGGCGACCCAGCGAAACGCCGCGTCGCCCTGCGTCGCGCTCCACCCTTGCACGAGCGAACCCAGGTGCGTGACCCAGGGTTTGCGAAAATCTTCTTCACTGATGAGGCGCAACTTGCGGAAAAAGTACAGCGGCAACAAACCATAAAAGTACATGCGCGTGCGTGTCTTGTAGCCGTGCTCGGCAACGTACTGCATCAACCCGCGCCACATGTTCGCGGTGTAGAGTGTACCATCAACATCAAAAAAAGCGGCTGTTTGCATAGGGGTTGTTAGGTTTCAAGTTTCAGGTCTTGGTGGCGCGCCGTCGGTGGCGAGGCGAAAGTCCGGTAGCATTCGCAAGTGTTTCTTTCGCGGTTGTTTGTGCTTCGCTCGTCGAACCCAAGTAATCGGTGATGCGTAGCTCGTCGTTGATGGCGCATTTGTCCGGGTTCCACACGATCATTTGTTGGTCACGACTGATTTCGTACTTGACGCGCTCTTCTGCCGCGGCGTGATACACCGATGGAATCCAGCGCAACGGAATCGAAAGCACGCGTGCGTCAGTCAATTCAATGTGCACATAATCGGAATCGAAACGCGCGGTCTTAATTCGTGCTTCTTTTGGAAACGTGTATGCTGATGCCGGGTAAGGAATATCGTACCAAACGGCTTGGGCGGTTCTAGCCCGCTTGACGTTTGTGTACATGCCACGCTTGGAGTAAGCGTGTGCGATTCTTTTTGATGATTCTGAGCGCATCATTCAACTCCTTTTAATCCAGCGTGTGTCCGATTTGCGCAATTTCGATTTCAGGTTCTAGCCAAATCTTCGGGTCGCCAGCATCATTTTGCGATCCTTTGCCAATATGCACGCTCGCACGATCTTCATTCAGGGCGTCGTAACTATGAAACCAGAAAACGAATTGACCCTGCTTGAATACACGCGGACTCATTGGATTCTCCGTGAGCTAATTTTATCACCAATTTGGTAGAACGCGCAACGCGAAATGTGCCGGCTCGCGAATGGAACATCACAATACGCGAGTTACGCGACGGTGGCGGATCGGTGGTCAGGTGTTCCCAGACACGCATCTACTTGCGAAAGACGAGATTGAGTACGATGGTTGCGATGACAGCCAAAATGAAGAACGTAGCTGCCGATGCTACTGTCACGGCTGCGGTCATGAGGTATTTCACAGCACCGCTCTTTTGCGAGCGAAAAATACGCGCATTGATTGCAAAAGCAGTTGCACCGCATAACGCCCCTAGCCCACCGCCGATAAAAAGCAAGAGAATAGGAATTCCTGACCATAGTAACTGATACCATTTGAACGGTTCGGCGATGTGGATCGTCTTTCCATCGACCACAAGTTGTGGAACAGGGTCAAGCCCCAGTACCGCACTATGAATTTGCGCCACTATTTCGGTGCCGTCATTTCTGCGAAGTATGAACTGACCTCTCTTCTTCCCTTTGGGCGCCGGTTGACCGTCAACTAAGAGTTTAGACCCTGTGAAAAATCCTTGCGGAGTCAATGACAGATGTTGTCCTTCAAATCCTTCGATGGCAACTAGGTATTCCATGATGCTCCTTGAAAATAATGATTTTGAGTCTGGCGTGACTTTCCTTGTAGCTGAGCGTGCTACTCCACCGCAGCAGGATGTCTGGGAACCAGGGCTTTCCCACCCAGACGCGAGAAGCATCTCACCGTGGTACGCTTCGCGCACCCAGGATTCAGCAATCCACACTCTCACTTTGAACTTTTGACTTGCAACTTTTAACTTGACATCCTCTTCGCCCCCGCCATCATCAAACCCAGCTCGTCCACGGGTGTGGTCGGCGGAACGATGCCGACGATCTCGCCTTCGTACATCACCGCGATGCGGTCCGCCAACGCGAGCACCTCATCGAGGTCTTCGCTAATCAGCAAAATCGCCGTGCCCTGGTTGCGCTGTTCGATCAATCGCTTATGGATGTACTCGGTCGCGCCAATGTCCACGCCACGCGTCGGTTGCGCCGCGATGAGCAATTTCGGTTGGCGCGTGAGTTCACGCGCCATAATCAATTTCTGAATGTTGCCGCCGGACAATGCCTTGACCGGCGTATCGAGCGTCGGTGTTTTCACATCGTACTCGCGCACGAGTGTCGCGGCGTGCGCCTGGATTTTTCCGAAATCGAAAAACGTCGCGCGTGCGAGTGGCGCGTCCGCGTGCGTTTCGAGAATCGCGTTTTCCTGGACGGTGAAATCGCGAATCACGCCCATCGTCATTCGTTCTTCGGGAATGAACGCGACGCTTGCCGCGATGATTTCGGCGGGCGCATGATTCGTCAAATCGCGACCGTTGACGACAACCGTGCCGTTCTCCGCGCGACGCAAACCGGCAATCGTCTCGGCGAGTTCACGCTGACCGTTGCCGGACACGCCCGCAATGGCGACGATTTCTCCGGCGCACACGTCGAGCGCAAGATTCTTGACGGCGGGCAAACCCTTGTCGCTCAACGCGGTCAAGCCGCGCACCTGCAACACATTCGCGTTCGCGGTGACCTGGGGTTTGTCCCACGCGGTCACCACATCGCGCCCGACCATCATCCGCGCGAGTTCTTTCTGCGTCGTGTTCTTCGTCGCGACGGTGCCGACGACGCGACCATCGCGCAAGACCGTGACGCGATGGCTAATCTGCATCACCTCGTGGAGTTTGTGGCTGATAAAGATGAGCGCGTGCCCCGTGTCGGTCAATTTTTTCAGCGTGCCGAACAACTCATCCACTTCTTGCGGCGTCAGTACTGCGGTCGGTTCGTCGAGAATCAACACCGCGGCGTCGCGATACAACGCCTTGAGAATTTCGACGCGTTGTTGTTGCCCGACCGCAAGTTGCCACACGAGCGCGTGCGGGTCCACATTCAAACCGTACTGCGATGCCAGGTCGCGGATACGCGCACTCACCTTGTCGAGGTCGGTCATCGGTTCACGCGAGGAGGCAAGCCCCAGCGCGATATTTTCCGCGACGGTGAACGGCGGCACGAGCTGAAAGTGCTGGTGCACCATCCCGATGCCTTGCCGCAACGCGTCGGTCGGCGATTTGATTTTGATTGGCGCGCCATTGATGAGAACTTCGCCCTCGTCCGGTTTATACAAACCGTAAAGAATTTTCATCAGCGTGGACTTGCCCGCGCCATTCTCGCCAAGCAATGCGTGAATTTCGCCCGCGCGCACGTCGAACGACACGCGATCATTCG
The Chloroflexota bacterium genome window above contains:
- a CDS encoding HAD-IB family hydrolase; amino-acid sequence: MQTAAFFDVDGTLYTANMWRGLMQYVAEHGYKTRTRMYFYGLLPLYFFRKLRLISEEDFRKPWVTHLGSLVQGWSATQGDAAFRWVAEQYIRPTARDDIIAKLREHLAQDHPVFLVSAMLEPTLRLIGEALGATGVIGTSIEMKDGHLSGRVSSRVCMGTEKQLLTREFLAARGIEIDFAASYAYADSISDMALFEMVGHPVAVYPDAHLAEHARANRWEILPG
- a CDS encoding ABC transporter ATP-binding protein, with the protein product MSTSRPTIQSVELRGITKRFPGVLANDRVSFDVRAGEIHALLGENGAGKSTLMKILYGLYKPDEGEVLINGAPIKIKSPTDALRQGIGMVHQHFQLVPPFTVAENIALGLASSREPMTDLDKVSARIRDLASQYGLNVDPHALVWQLAVGQQQRVEILKALYRDAAVLILDEPTAVLTPQEVDELFGTLKKLTDTGHALIFISHKLHEVMQISHRVTVLRDGRVVGTVATKNTTQKELARMMVGRDVVTAWDKPQVTANANVLQVRGLTALSDKGLPAVKNLALDVCAGEIVAIAGVSGNGQRELAETIAGLRRAENGTVVVNGRDLTNHAPAEIIAASVAFIPEERMTMGVIRDFTVQENAILETHADAPLARATFFDFGKIQAHAATLVREYDVKTPTLDTPVKALSGGNIQKLIMARELTRQPKLLIAAQPTRGVDIGATEYIHKRLIEQRNQGTAILLISEDLDEVLALADRIAVMYEGEIVGIVPPTTPVDELGLMMAGAKRMSS
- a CDS encoding DUF2442 domain-containing protein: MMRSESSKRIAHAYSKRGMYTNVKRARTAQAVWYDIPYPASAYTFPKEARIKTARFDSDYVHIELTDARVLSIPLRWIPSVYHAAAEERVKYEISRDQQMIVWNPDKCAINDELRITDYLGSTSEAQTTAKETLANATGLSPRHRRRATKT